The Spirosoma sp. SC4-14 DNA window TATTCACTCAATCACTCATTCGCTCAATCACTTAATACTTATGGATACAGTTCTTGGAATTGACCTGCCTACGTGGTGGTTTTTGTTGATTGGTGCGCTAATTAGCGGATACGGCATTCTGGATGGATTCGATTTGGGAGCTGGTGCGCTGCATTTATTTTTTCGCAAAGAAGAAAGCCGCCGGATTGCACTCAACGCCATCGGGCCGGTTTGGGATGGCAATGAGGTTTGGCTGGTTATTGGGGCTGGGTCGTTGTTTGCAGCTTTTCCGCTCGTATATGGCACGCTGCTATCCGTGTTTTATCTGCCGTTTATGTTGTTTCTGGTAGCTATCATCCTGCGGGCTATTTCGATTGAATTTCGGAGTAAAGAGACCATGAAATGGTGGCGGCAGTTGTGGGATGTTAGCTTTTGTGTGTCGAGCATCCTGATTTCGCTCCTGTTAGGGCTTATTCTGGGTAATCTGATTCAGGGAATTCCGCTGGATGCCAACCATCGGTTTGTCGGTCGGTTGCGCGATTTTTTCAATCCGTATGCTCTGCTGGTATCGGTTACGGTACTATCGCTGTTTATGATGCATGGTGCCATGTATCTGATCATGAAAACCGAAGACCGCATTTTTGCCCGCCTGACCATTATTGCCAACAACAGCAGCAAGTTTTTTATTCTTTGCTTTATGGCGACGTCGATGGCAACATTGATTTATATACCGCACATGATCGCTATTTTTAAGAATTACCCGGAGCTATTTGTGTTGCCGATTGCAGCCGTACTGATTGTGCTGAACATTCGCCGGAGTATCGAGAAACGGCAGTACCGGCGCGGCTTTGTGTCGTCGTCGATTACGACGGCTTTGTTACTAATTCTGTTTGCAATGGGTCTGTACCCAAATCTGGTGCTATCGAACGTTGATCCAAAGG harbors:
- the cydB gene encoding cytochrome d ubiquinol oxidase subunit II, which gives rise to MDTVLGIDLPTWWFLLIGALISGYGILDGFDLGAGALHLFFRKEESRRIALNAIGPVWDGNEVWLVIGAGSLFAAFPLVYGTLLSVFYLPFMLFLVAIILRAISIEFRSKETMKWWRQLWDVSFCVSSILISLLLGLILGNLIQGIPLDANHRFVGRLRDFFNPYALLVSVTVLSLFMMHGAMYLIMKTEDRIFARLTIIANNSSKFFILCFMATSMATLIYIPHMIAIFKNYPELFVLPIAAVLIVLNIRRSIEKRQYRRGFVSSSITTALLLILFAMGLYPNLVLSNVDPKGHISIYEAASSDASLRTMLLFAFIGMPLVATYTVFVFWTFRGKVKLEENSY